In the Piscinibacter sp. XHJ-5 genome, one interval contains:
- a CDS encoding cytochrome d ubiquinol oxidase subunit II, whose product MTIELPLVFAVLMGIAILAYVVLDGYDLGVGMLMLAADEREQSTMVASIGPFWDANETWLVLGIGLLLVAFPSAHGIVLGALYVPVFVMLIGLMLRGVAFEFRVKAEGWHRGLWNWLFWLGSFVASLAQGLMLGHYITGFEPGFGYFLFALAVAGGLCGGYVLLGATWLILKSDGELQRKAVAWTRWGLLWIAAGIALVSIATPIASATVRNRWFDFPHTFAAMLLPLASAAVWLWLWCLTAQLKHGRRVAEWAPFAGAVAIFTLAFAGLAYSLFPYLVIDRMTIWEAAAHPTALAVVLVGALIVLPAIAGYTVFSYRVFRGKAPAKLYD is encoded by the coding sequence ATGACGATCGAACTGCCGCTCGTCTTCGCGGTGCTGATGGGCATCGCGATCCTCGCCTACGTGGTGCTCGACGGATACGACCTCGGCGTCGGCATGCTGATGCTCGCCGCCGACGAGCGGGAGCAGAGCACCATGGTCGCCTCGATCGGCCCGTTCTGGGACGCGAACGAGACGTGGCTGGTGCTGGGCATCGGCCTGCTGCTGGTTGCGTTCCCCTCCGCCCACGGCATCGTGCTCGGCGCGCTGTACGTCCCGGTGTTCGTGATGCTCATCGGGCTCATGCTGCGCGGCGTCGCGTTCGAGTTCCGCGTCAAGGCCGAGGGCTGGCACCGCGGCCTGTGGAACTGGCTCTTCTGGCTCGGCTCGTTCGTCGCCTCGCTCGCGCAGGGGTTGATGCTCGGCCACTACATCACCGGCTTCGAGCCGGGCTTCGGCTATTTCCTCTTCGCCCTCGCGGTTGCCGGCGGGCTGTGCGGCGGCTATGTGCTGCTCGGCGCGACGTGGCTCATCCTGAAGTCCGACGGCGAGTTGCAGCGCAAGGCCGTGGCGTGGACGCGCTGGGGACTCCTGTGGATCGCGGCAGGCATCGCGCTCGTGAGCATCGCCACGCCGATCGCGAGCGCGACCGTCCGCAACCGCTGGTTCGATTTCCCGCACACGTTCGCGGCGATGCTGCTACCGCTTGCCAGCGCGGCGGTCTGGCTGTGGCTGTGGTGCTTGACTGCGCAGCTCAAGCACGGCCGCCGGGTGGCCGAGTGGGCGCCTTTCGCCGGCGCGGTGGCGATCTTCACGCTCGCATTCGCCGGCCTGGCCTATAGCCTCTTTCCCTACCTCGTCATCGACCGGATGACGATCTGGGAAGCGGCCGCCCACCCCACGGCGCTCGCGGTCGTCCTGGTCGGCGCGCTCATCGTGCTGCCCGCGATCGCCGGCTACACGGTGTTTTCCTATCGTGTGTTCCGCGGCAAGGCGCCCGCGAAGCTGTACGACTGA
- a CDS encoding NAD(P)/FAD-dependent oxidoreductase — MNSFRGHGGAAETDVVVIGAGPAGALAALRAAELGARTTLISSGEFGGMAANEGPVPVRAFAYAARLMRDARQLPQYGITESEPVLHFDRLRARVREIVHDVGTRTALRERVDALGVSLHEQSGVARFTDSHTIETDRGLRLRADRFIVCTGGMSRRLAIPGIELTSSHSDVWNATEVPTSMLVVGSGHTGVQVASMFNAFGTRVELFEGGPRILRSEDDDVAAAVASALRDSGVAVHERFGTITSFEKTRVGVRLNFRNGDHEGHAEAALAVVAAGWVPDTAGLNLARAGVAIDAHGTIQVDEFLRTSVPHIFAAGDVTGRLMLVPGAVEDGFVAATNAVQGPTQPLRRRVSPSGSFTHPEHAQVGLTEAKAREAHDVLATMVPFDSAVRAIIEGRTFGFCKLVVDRASCRILGCHVVGERAVETVQLAAVAIAAGMRVDDLARVAISFPTYAEVLVHAAIRAAAELRLPLGGYAAHMGVRASPA; from the coding sequence ATGAATTCTTTCCGCGGACATGGTGGCGCGGCCGAGACCGACGTCGTGGTCATCGGTGCCGGCCCGGCCGGCGCGCTGGCGGCGTTGCGCGCTGCCGAGCTCGGCGCTCGAACCACGCTGATCAGCAGCGGGGAGTTCGGCGGCATGGCGGCCAACGAGGGGCCGGTCCCCGTCAGAGCGTTCGCCTATGCCGCGCGTCTGATGCGCGACGCGCGCCAGCTTCCGCAATACGGCATCACCGAGAGCGAGCCGGTGCTGCACTTCGATCGGCTCCGCGCGCGCGTGCGGGAGATCGTCCACGACGTCGGCACGCGTACCGCGCTGCGCGAGCGCGTCGACGCGCTGGGCGTGTCGTTGCACGAGCAAAGCGGCGTCGCCCGGTTCACGGATTCCCACACGATCGAGACGGACCGCGGGCTCAGGCTGCGGGCCGACCGCTTCATCGTCTGCACCGGCGGCATGAGCCGGCGCCTCGCCATCCCCGGCATCGAGCTCACGAGCAGCCACAGCGACGTATGGAACGCCACTGAAGTGCCGACTTCGATGCTCGTCGTCGGGAGCGGGCACACGGGGGTGCAGGTCGCATCCATGTTCAATGCCTTCGGCACGCGCGTCGAGCTCTTCGAAGGAGGGCCGCGCATCCTGCGCTCGGAAGACGACGATGTCGCCGCCGCGGTGGCGAGCGCATTGCGCGACTCGGGCGTCGCGGTGCACGAGCGCTTCGGCACCATCACGTCGTTCGAGAAGACACGGGTGGGAGTCAGGCTGAACTTCCGCAACGGCGATCACGAGGGACATGCAGAGGCGGCGCTCGCGGTCGTGGCCGCTGGCTGGGTGCCCGATACCGCTGGGCTGAATCTCGCCAGGGCAGGCGTCGCGATCGACGCGCACGGCACGATCCAGGTGGACGAGTTTCTGCGAACCTCCGTGCCGCACATCTTCGCCGCCGGGGACGTCACTGGCCGCCTGATGCTCGTGCCGGGGGCCGTCGAGGACGGATTCGTCGCGGCGACCAATGCGGTGCAAGGCCCGACGCAGCCGCTTCGTCGCCGCGTGAGCCCTTCCGGCAGCTTTACGCATCCGGAGCATGCGCAGGTCGGGCTCACCGAGGCCAAGGCTCGCGAGGCACACGACGTCCTGGCGACGATGGTGCCGTTCGACAGCGCGGTGCGCGCCATCATCGAAGGCCGCACGTTCGGCTTCTGCAAGCTCGTCGTAGACCGCGCGAGCTGCCGCATCCTCGGTTGCCACGTGGTCGGTGAGCGCGCGGTGGAGACCGTGCAGCTCGCAGCTGTCGCCATCGCGGCGGGGATGCGCGTCGACGACCTCGCGCGCGTCGCGATTTCCTTCCCGACCTATGCCGAAGTTCTCGTTCATGCGGCCATCCGCGCGGCGGCAGAGCTGCGCTTGCCGCTGGGCGGGTACGCCGCGCACATGGGTGTCCGCGCCAGCCCGGCGTGA
- a CDS encoding glucose 1-dehydrogenase gives MHRLEGKVAIVSGAARGIGAAIAQAMADEGAKVVIGDVLDEEGKALAAEIGPAARYVRLDVTKPAEWAGAVEAATRTFGKLNVLVNNAGISTYGLIEHFSHSDWEKTIAINLTGGFNGIKAAIPALRSAGGGSIVNIASAAAMLGYTGLPGYIASKWGIRGLTKAAALELARDRIRVNSVHPGIIRTPLSMSGPAPAVDVNPLRRAGEPSEVGHLVMYLASDESSFSTGSEFILDGGQTAGAVMWGFEDEHAAA, from the coding sequence GTGCATCGACTGGAAGGGAAAGTGGCGATCGTCAGCGGCGCCGCGCGCGGCATCGGCGCCGCCATCGCGCAGGCGATGGCCGACGAGGGCGCCAAGGTCGTGATCGGCGACGTGCTGGACGAGGAAGGAAAGGCGCTTGCCGCGGAGATCGGACCCGCCGCCCGGTACGTCCGCCTCGACGTCACGAAGCCCGCCGAGTGGGCGGGGGCCGTCGAAGCGGCAACCCGGACGTTCGGCAAGCTGAACGTGCTGGTGAACAACGCCGGAATTTCGACGTACGGACTGATTGAGCATTTCAGCCACTCCGACTGGGAGAAGACCATCGCCATCAACCTGACCGGCGGCTTCAACGGCATCAAGGCCGCGATTCCGGCTCTGAGGAGTGCGGGCGGCGGCTCGATCGTCAACATCGCCTCGGCAGCGGCCATGCTCGGGTACACCGGTCTTCCGGGCTACATCGCCTCGAAGTGGGGGATCCGCGGACTGACGAAGGCAGCGGCCCTGGAGCTCGCCCGGGACAGGATTCGGGTCAATTCCGTGCACCCGGGCATCATCAGGACGCCGTTGTCGATGTCCGGCCCGGCGCCCGCGGTCGACGTCAATCCGCTGCGTCGCGCCGGCGAGCCAAGCGAGGTCGGCCATCTCGTGATGTACCTCGCGAGCGACGAGTCGTCGTTCTCGACCGGGTCGGAGTTCATCCTCGACGGCGGCCAGACGGCGGGTGCCGTCATGTGGGGCTTCGAGGACGAACACGCCGCAGCGTGA
- a CDS encoding glycine zipper 2TM domain-containing protein, translating to MKLSPLALIAAAAFAAIPAAHGGDNPAATRPTEVRGVKLASICAACGVVSDTRVETRAGKGTGVGAVGGAVVGGLVGHQIGSGKGNTVATVLGAVGGGVAGNAIEKKARKETVWSTTVTFKDGTIRTFEQTTAPGLDAGDVVTVRDGRPVKRAL from the coding sequence ATGAAGCTTTCTCCCTTGGCCCTCATCGCCGCGGCAGCGTTCGCTGCCATCCCAGCCGCCCACGGCGGCGACAACCCCGCCGCGACGCGGCCCACCGAAGTGCGCGGCGTCAAGCTCGCCTCGATCTGCGCCGCCTGCGGCGTCGTTTCCGACACGCGCGTCGAGACGCGCGCCGGCAAGGGCACGGGCGTCGGTGCGGTGGGGGGCGCCGTCGTGGGAGGCTTGGTGGGCCACCAGATCGGCAGCGGAAAGGGCAACACCGTGGCCACGGTGCTGGGCGCCGTCGGCGGTGGCGTGGCAGGCAACGCGATCGAGAAGAAGGCGAGGAAGGAGACCGTCTGGTCGACCACCGTCACGTTCAAGGACGGCACCATCCGGACGTTCGAACAGACGACCGCCCCCGGCCTCGACGCGGGCGATGTCGTGACGGTCCGGGACGGCCGTCCGGTGAAGCGCGCACTCTGA
- a CDS encoding NAD(P)/FAD-dependent oxidoreductase, giving the protein MSRTGRRIVILGAGFAGLYAALELERTVARDPGVEVLLIDPQNFLLFTPMLHEVASGSLDPSSIVVPIRETLRRVQFLNAHTTAVDFAARTVTVTYGADRRARTIAFDHLLIAAGSQTRFPPALRPHVHGMKTIHDALVLRNWLIGLLERAEIEEDPARRRALLTIAVAGGGFSGVETIGAINDFVHEVARHYPRVSAESPRLVLIESNDRLLPEFEPALGEYTAARLRDAGIEVRLRTKVAAFDGRSLALDAASDAASPMPLAARTLIWTAGVGPSPLIESLSLAKERGRIAVDDTMAVPGHEGVWACGDGAAVPGPYGKPYPTTAQHAMRQGVQAARNIAAAARGQAAQIRPFRYEMLGQFAAIGRHRAVATLFGRTFSGFIAWLMWRGAYLSMLPRVDRKVRVFLQWTLEMLFARDTVQLLTAENMRTGRIEELMDSARAAESADQAPQP; this is encoded by the coding sequence ATGAGCAGGACCGGCCGGCGCATCGTGATCCTTGGGGCCGGATTCGCGGGCCTCTACGCCGCGCTCGAGCTCGAGCGGACGGTGGCGCGCGATCCGGGCGTGGAAGTGCTGCTGATCGATCCGCAGAACTTTCTTCTCTTCACGCCGATGCTGCACGAGGTCGCGTCGGGAAGCCTGGATCCCAGCTCGATCGTCGTGCCCATACGCGAGACCTTGCGTCGAGTTCAGTTCCTCAACGCGCATACCACCGCGGTGGACTTCGCGGCTCGAACCGTCACCGTGACCTATGGCGCCGATCGCCGCGCGCGCACGATCGCCTTCGATCACCTGCTGATCGCGGCGGGCTCGCAGACACGCTTTCCCCCCGCGCTGCGACCGCACGTCCACGGCATGAAGACCATCCACGATGCGCTGGTGCTGCGCAACTGGCTGATCGGCCTGCTGGAGCGAGCGGAGATCGAGGAAGATCCGGCGCGCCGGCGGGCATTGCTCACGATCGCCGTCGCGGGCGGCGGGTTCTCGGGTGTGGAGACGATCGGCGCCATCAACGACTTCGTGCACGAGGTCGCGCGCCACTACCCTCGGGTCTCCGCCGAGTCGCCGAGGCTCGTCCTCATCGAGTCCAACGACCGGCTGCTGCCGGAATTCGAGCCGGCGCTGGGCGAATACACGGCGGCCAGGTTGCGCGATGCGGGTATCGAGGTGCGGCTGCGTACGAAGGTCGCCGCTTTCGACGGGCGCAGTCTTGCGCTCGATGCCGCGAGCGATGCGGCATCGCCGATGCCGCTCGCCGCGCGCACGCTGATCTGGACCGCCGGTGTCGGGCCCTCGCCGCTGATCGAATCGCTGTCGCTCGCGAAGGAGAGGGGCCGCATCGCCGTCGACGACACCATGGCCGTTCCCGGCCACGAGGGCGTGTGGGCGTGCGGCGACGGCGCCGCTGTGCCCGGCCCCTACGGCAAGCCCTACCCCACCACCGCCCAGCATGCGATGCGGCAGGGCGTGCAGGCGGCCCGCAACATCGCGGCGGCCGCGCGCGGCCAGGCCGCGCAGATCCGCCCATTCCGCTACGAGATGCTCGGCCAGTTCGCCGCGATCGGCCGCCACCGCGCGGTGGCCACGCTGTTCGGCAGGACGTTCTCCGGCTTCATCGCCTGGCTGATGTGGCGCGGCGCCTACCTGTCGATGCTGCCGCGCGTGGACCGGAAGGTCCGCGTCTTCCTGCAATGGACGCTCGAGATGCTTTTCGCGCGCGACACGGTGCAGCTGCTCACCGCGGAGAACATGCGCACCGGCCGCATCGAAGAGCTGATGGACAGTGCCCGCGCCGCGGAGTCCGCGGACCAGGCGCCGCAGCCGTGA
- a CDS encoding winged helix-turn-helix domain-containing protein gives MEQAMVNPAMNPQPSGARLSFDGFELDEVDARLTCEGQSVPIPPRPFAVLCALARRPGHLVTKGALLDAVWGHRFVTDSGLKSAISDVRAALHDDPKQPRYIETVSRRGYRFIVPLESTSAARRHADGDAGKPDHPTPAALAALCRGDAALADLIRMVAATLEQERLAVEH, from the coding sequence ATGGAGCAAGCGATGGTCAATCCCGCGATGAACCCGCAGCCGTCCGGTGCCAGGCTTTCCTTCGACGGATTCGAGCTCGACGAGGTCGACGCGCGCCTCACGTGCGAGGGCCAGTCGGTGCCGATCCCGCCGCGACCCTTCGCCGTGCTGTGCGCACTGGCGCGAAGACCCGGCCACCTGGTGACCAAGGGTGCTCTGCTCGACGCGGTCTGGGGCCATCGCTTCGTCACGGACTCGGGGCTCAAGTCGGCCATCAGCGACGTGCGAGCGGCGCTTCACGACGACCCCAAGCAGCCGCGCTACATCGAGACGGTGTCGCGCCGCGGCTATCGCTTCATCGTCCCGCTCGAGAGCACGAGTGCTGCGCGGCGCCACGCCGACGGCGACGCGGGCAAGCCCGACCATCCGACACCGGCGGCGCTCGCGGCACTGTGCCGTGGCGATGCCGCGCTCGCCGACCTCATCCGCATGGTGGCTGCCACGCTGGAGCAAGAGCGGCTTGCAGTCGAACATTGA
- a CDS encoding response regulator, whose amino-acid sequence MAERPLVAIVDDDKSIRNATSDLLKAAGFTPAAFEDAESFLGWPTRASVACLVADMRMPGMSGLELYEALVAAGHAIPTVIITAHPEELTQSRARAAGIRCYLSKPFAPDELLECVGMALARSIPKS is encoded by the coding sequence ATGGCCGAAAGGCCGCTCGTCGCCATCGTGGACGACGACAAGTCGATCCGCAACGCGACCAGCGATCTGTTGAAGGCGGCGGGCTTCACGCCTGCGGCGTTCGAGGATGCCGAAAGCTTCCTCGGGTGGCCGACGCGTGCCAGCGTTGCCTGCCTGGTGGCGGACATGCGCATGCCCGGCATGTCGGGACTCGAGCTGTACGAAGCGCTGGTCGCTGCCGGCCACGCCATTCCCACGGTCATCATCACCGCGCACCCGGAAGAGCTGACGCAGTCGCGCGCCCGCGCGGCGGGCATCCGCTGCTATCTCAGCAAGCCTTTCGCCCCGGACGAATTGCTCGAGTGCGTGGGCATGGCACTCGCCAGGTCCATACCAAAGTCTTAG
- a CDS encoding response regulator transcription factor has translation MRDDRAAVFVIDDDDSMRRSLDSLLRSVGLDVHLYASAQEFMRAVRPDAPGCLVLDVRLPGMSGLTFQQELAKAGIALPVIFITGHGDVPMTVRAMKAGAADFLTKPFEEQALLDAVDAAIERDRARRGDATRRAELEVRYRTLTEREREVMKHVVAGRVNKQIAAELGLSLVTVKVHRGQVMRKMLAKSVPELVRMADGLGLPHPT, from the coding sequence ATGAGAGACGATCGGGCCGCCGTCTTCGTCATCGACGACGACGACTCCATGCGGCGCTCGCTCGACAGCCTGCTCCGGTCGGTGGGCCTGGACGTGCATCTTTATGCCTCGGCCCAGGAATTCATGCGCGCCGTGCGGCCCGACGCACCGGGCTGCCTCGTGCTCGACGTGCGGCTGCCGGGCATGAGCGGACTCACCTTCCAGCAGGAGCTGGCCAAGGCCGGGATCGCTTTGCCGGTCATCTTCATCACGGGGCACGGGGACGTTCCGATGACGGTGCGCGCGATGAAGGCCGGCGCGGCCGACTTTCTCACCAAGCCGTTCGAGGAGCAGGCGCTGCTCGACGCCGTCGACGCGGCCATCGAACGCGACCGCGCGAGGCGAGGCGACGCCACGCGCCGGGCCGAGCTGGAGGTGCGCTACCGCACGCTTACGGAGCGCGAGCGGGAAGTCATGAAGCACGTGGTCGCCGGGCGGGTCAACAAGCAGATCGCAGCCGAGCTGGGGCTGAGCCTGGTCACCGTCAAGGTCCATCGCGGCCAGGTCATGCGCAAGATGCTGGCGAAGTCGGTTCCCGAGCTGGTGCGCATGGCCGACGGGCTCGGCCTGCCCCATCCGACCTAG
- a CDS encoding ATP-binding protein: MSEGLRFFRTRGGVPLSLPQKRRDFLKRYGLALALAVLAVLVRKWLPVREGTTVYQLPIVAVVLAGWYGGRGPGLVASLTCWIGILYWLIPPADSFVLSSEYQLGFAIFVALCLFIIEFSAARWRVERALEESERRFRLMAETIPEIVWTESVMPRRMLYMSPRYEQVWGHRLGDVERDPEAWMEAVHPEHRNDVRSAWRRWLAGEGNERLDMTFPIVRPDGDTRWIHGRSTLVRDAKGRPYRVSGIAADITDERRAQEALAKAQMELAHVSRLTTLGEFTTSIAHEVSQPLAGMMASAGAGARWLAAEPPDIAAARATLDSIAADGKRARDVIARIRALTKRQVPRKDRVDINHEIEEVLALMARESRSHDIVVRTQLDRSLPRVGGDRVQLQQVLLNLVVNAIEAMSTVQDRPRLLTMASARRGSANAVLVEVRDTGTGLDPAGAERVFDAFYTTKRDGIGIGLSISRSIVEAHGGRLWASRNEPHGAVFQLSLPVAEEGQP, translated from the coding sequence ATGAGCGAGGGACTGCGCTTCTTCCGGACCCGTGGCGGTGTCCCTTTGAGCCTGCCGCAGAAGCGTCGGGATTTCCTCAAGCGCTACGGGCTGGCCCTCGCGCTGGCCGTCCTCGCCGTGCTCGTGCGCAAGTGGCTTCCGGTCCGGGAAGGCACCACCGTCTACCAGCTTCCGATCGTGGCGGTCGTCCTCGCCGGCTGGTACGGCGGACGCGGGCCCGGGTTGGTGGCATCGCTGACCTGCTGGATCGGAATCCTGTACTGGCTCATCCCTCCCGCGGATTCGTTCGTCCTGTCGTCGGAATATCAGCTCGGATTCGCCATCTTCGTCGCCTTGTGCCTGTTCATCATCGAATTCAGCGCCGCCCGGTGGCGCGTCGAGCGCGCACTCGAGGAGAGCGAGCGGCGATTCCGGCTGATGGCCGAGACCATCCCGGAGATCGTCTGGACCGAATCGGTCATGCCGCGGCGCATGCTGTACATGAGCCCCCGGTACGAGCAGGTCTGGGGTCACCGGCTCGGCGATGTGGAGCGCGACCCGGAAGCCTGGATGGAGGCTGTCCATCCCGAGCACAGGAACGACGTGCGATCCGCCTGGAGACGCTGGCTGGCGGGCGAAGGCAACGAGCGGCTCGACATGACGTTCCCCATCGTCCGGCCCGACGGCGACACCCGCTGGATCCACGGCCGCAGCACCTTGGTCCGCGACGCGAAGGGAAGGCCCTACCGCGTCAGCGGCATCGCCGCGGACATCACCGACGAAAGGCGCGCGCAGGAGGCGCTGGCCAAGGCGCAGATGGAGCTGGCGCACGTGTCGCGGCTGACGACGCTGGGCGAGTTCACGACCTCTATCGCCCATGAAGTCAGCCAGCCGCTCGCCGGAATGATGGCCAGCGCGGGCGCCGGCGCGCGCTGGCTCGCCGCCGAGCCGCCCGATATCGCAGCAGCGCGGGCCACCCTCGACAGCATCGCGGCCGACGGCAAGCGCGCGCGCGACGTCATCGCGCGAATCCGCGCCCTCACCAAGCGCCAGGTACCCCGCAAGGACCGCGTGGACATCAACCACGAGATCGAGGAGGTCCTCGCGCTCATGGCGCGGGAGTCGCGCAGCCACGACATCGTCGTTCGGACACAGCTCGACAGGTCGCTGCCGCGCGTCGGGGGCGACCGGGTGCAGTTGCAGCAGGTGCTGCTCAACCTGGTCGTGAACGCGATCGAGGCGATGAGCACCGTCCAGGATCGCCCACGCCTCCTGACGATGGCTTCAGCGCGGCGCGGCAGCGCGAATGCGGTGCTCGTCGAGGTCCGCGATACCGGCACCGGTCTGGATCCCGCGGGTGCGGAGCGGGTGTTCGATGCGTTCTACACCACCAAGCGCGACGGCATCGGCATCGGCTTGTCGATCAGCCGATCCATCGTGGAGGCGCACGGCGGGCGGCTCTGGGCGAGCCGGAACGAGCCGCATGGCGCCGTGTTCCAGCTGTCGCTGCCGGTGGCCGAGGAGGGACAGCCATGA